Proteins co-encoded in one uncultured Bacteroides sp. genomic window:
- the dapF gene encoding diaminopimelate epimerase produces the protein MTNTIRFTKMHGAGNDYIYVNTIKYPIEHPEELAIKWSAFHTGIGSDGLVLIGKSPVADFSMRIFNADGSEAMMCGNASRCIGKYLYDNKITDKKDISLDTLSGIKHLQLTVSEGKVSKVTVDMGSPKLEDVTIEGKPEHMVAKEITINNQTYKATAVSMGNPHLVIYINDIEQIDLPTIGPLLERHPLFPGRINVEFAQKLSNNKVRMRVWERGSGITMACGTGACATAVAGSIIGETGRDVEIIMDGGSLNIKWDEESDKIYMTGDAVTVFEGEIAL, from the coding sequence ATGACAAATACGATTAGGTTTACAAAGATGCATGGTGCTGGTAATGACTACATTTACGTCAACACTATTAAATATCCAATTGAACATCCTGAAGAATTAGCCATTAAATGGAGTGCTTTTCATACAGGAATAGGATCAGACGGTTTGGTTTTAATAGGAAAGTCTCCAGTAGCAGATTTTAGCATGCGCATCTTTAATGCTGATGGTTCCGAAGCTATGATGTGTGGAAATGCATCTCGTTGCATTGGCAAATACCTATATGACAATAAAATAACAGATAAAAAAGATATTTCCCTGGATACTCTATCCGGAATCAAGCACTTACAGCTAACAGTTTCAGAAGGTAAAGTTTCAAAGGTTACTGTAGATATGGGCTCTCCTAAATTAGAAGATGTAACAATTGAAGGAAAGCCTGAGCATATGGTTGCTAAAGAAATAACAATCAATAACCAAACATATAAAGCAACTGCCGTTTCAATGGGGAATCCTCATTTAGTTATTTATATAAATGACATAGAACAGATTGATCTTCCTACAATAGGTCCGCTTTTAGAACGTCATCCGCTTTTCCCTGGCAGAATCAATGTTGAATTTGCACAAAAACTTAGTAACAACAAGGTTAGAATGAGAGTCTGGGAACGTGGGTCTGGTATCACAATGGCCTGCGGGACAGGTGCTTGTGCAACTGCAGTTGCAGGTTCCATCATTGGAGAGACGGGGCGTGACGTGGAAATTATTATGGATGGAGGAAGCCTTAATATAAAATGGGACGAAGAATCAGACAAAATATATATGACCGGTGATGCTGTCACCGTATTCGAAGGAGAAATAGCCCTATAA
- a CDS encoding glycerophosphodiester phosphodiesterase family protein has product MKIKRLIFIGTLLLTLGEINAKTKTKIIAHRGFWNTETTVQNSIASLTKANEIQVYGSEFDVWLSSDGVPMINHDPKTADHQLDLEKTSSTLLKKEKLANGEYLPTLEEYLIKGKECQNIKLILELKPHNNKEREDSLTAKVLAMVKDLNLENKVEYISFSLNTVKELIRLKPNAKVYYLNGDLSPKELKEIGCFGLDYNLGTMKKNENWFSEAKEYGLKINVWTVNKENDMQYLIEKGTDFITTNEPKLGLKLTHSK; this is encoded by the coding sequence ATGAAGATTAAAAGACTTATTTTTATTGGAACATTACTTCTTACACTTGGTGAAATAAATGCTAAGACAAAAACGAAAATTATTGCTCACCGTGGATTCTGGAATACAGAAACCACTGTTCAAAACTCAATTGCCTCATTAACGAAAGCCAACGAAATTCAAGTTTACGGATCGGAATTTGATGTGTGGTTATCATCAGATGGTGTACCTATGATTAATCATGATCCAAAAACAGCAGATCATCAATTGGATCTGGAAAAAACGTCCTCTACTCTGCTTAAAAAAGAAAAACTGGCAAACGGAGAGTATCTTCCTACGCTCGAAGAATATCTGATAAAAGGAAAAGAATGCCAAAATATCAAGTTAATTCTGGAATTAAAGCCACATAACAACAAAGAAAGAGAAGACTCACTCACAGCAAAAGTTCTGGCTATGGTCAAAGATCTGAATTTAGAGAATAAGGTAGAGTATATTTCTTTTAGCCTAAATACTGTCAAAGAGCTGATTCGGCTAAAACCAAATGCAAAGGTCTATTATCTAAACGGTGATCTTTCCCCTAAGGAACTAAAAGAAATTGGATGTTTTGGTCTTGACTATAATTTAGGAACTATGAAGAAAAACGAAAACTGGTTTTCAGAAGCAAAAGAGTACGGATTAAAAATCAATGTATGGACAGTCAACAAAGAAAATGATATGCAATATCTTATTGAAAAAGGAACAGATTTTATCACAACTAACGAGCCTAAATTAGGTTTAAAACTGACACATTCGAAATAG
- the asnB gene encoding asparagine synthase B: MCGIVGIFNIQAQSQALRAKALKMAQKIRHRGPDWSGIYCGGSAILAHERLSIVDPQSGGQPLYSSDGKVVLAVNGEIYNHLDIRKQFEGEYQFQTGSDCEVILALYRKKGINFLEDLSGIFAFALYDSEKDEYLIARDPIGVIPLYIGHDKDGKLYFASELKALEGFCDSYEPFLPGHYFYSKEGEMKRWYTRDWMEYDAVKDNEAHCSDVHDALEDAVQRQLMSDVPYGVLLSGGLDSSVISAVAKKYAAKRVETGGKSEAWWPQLHSFAVGLKDAPDLSKAREVADHIGTIHHEINYTVQEGLDAIRDVIYFIETYDVTTVRASTPMYLLARVIKSMGIKMVLSGEGADEIFGGYLYFHKAPNAKAFHEETVRKIGKLHLYDCLRANKSLSAWGVEGRVPFLDKEFLDVSMRLNPEAKMAPEKTIEKKILREAFADMLPESVAWRQKEQFSDGVGYNWIDSLKALTSERVSDEDMAHAAERFPINPPMNKEEYYYRSIFEEHFPSESAARCVPSVPSVACSTPEALAWDESFKNMNDPSGRAVKGVHDESY, encoded by the coding sequence ATGTGTGGAATTGTAGGAATATTCAATATACAAGCTCAAAGCCAGGCATTACGTGCTAAAGCTCTTAAAATGGCGCAGAAAATCCGTCACCGCGGTCCGGACTGGAGTGGCATTTACTGTGGAGGCTCTGCTATTTTAGCTCATGAGCGTCTCTCAATCGTTGACCCTCAATCAGGAGGTCAGCCATTATATTCATCCGACGGTAAGGTTGTCCTTGCCGTAAATGGAGAAATATACAATCATCTTGATATCCGCAAACAGTTTGAAGGAGAATATCAATTTCAAACAGGTTCAGATTGCGAAGTAATTCTGGCACTATATCGCAAGAAGGGTATTAATTTCCTTGAAGATCTTAGCGGCATATTTGCTTTTGCCTTATATGATTCAGAGAAAGATGAATATCTTATTGCCCGCGACCCTATCGGAGTAATTCCTTTGTATATCGGTCATGATAAAGATGGCAAGCTTTACTTTGCCAGTGAACTAAAAGCCCTCGAAGGATTCTGCGACAGTTATGAGCCATTCTTACCAGGACATTACTTTTACAGCAAGGAAGGCGAAATGAAACGCTGGTATACCCGTGACTGGATGGAATATGATGCCGTGAAGGACAACGAAGCTCACTGCAGCGATGTGCATGACGCTCTTGAAGATGCTGTTCAACGCCAGCTTATGAGTGATGTACCTTACGGTGTATTGTTATCCGGAGGATTGGATTCTTCTGTTATATCTGCCGTAGCTAAGAAATATGCAGCAAAACGTGTTGAGACAGGTGGTAAATCCGAGGCATGGTGGCCACAGCTCCACTCATTTGCCGTAGGTTTGAAAGATGCTCCGGACTTGAGCAAAGCAAGAGAAGTGGCAGATCATATTGGAACTATTCATCACGAAATAAACTATACAGTACAAGAAGGTCTGGATGCTATTAGAGATGTGATTTATTTCATTGAAACTTATGATGTAACTACCGTCAGAGCTTCTACTCCGATGTACCTGCTTGCCCGTGTAATAAAATCCATGGGAATAAAAATGGTTCTGTCCGGCGAAGGAGCCGACGAGATATTCGGTGGTTATCTTTACTTTCACAAGGCACCAAATGCAAAAGCATTCCACGAAGAAACAGTACGTAAAATAGGTAAACTGCATTTATATGACTGTCTTCGTGCTAATAAATCTCTTTCAGCCTGGGGAGTTGAAGGACGCGTCCCTTTCCTCGATAAAGAGTTTTTGGATGTATCAATGAGACTTAACCCTGAAGCCAAAATGGCTCCTGAAAAGACTATTGAAAAAAAGATCCTGCGTGAAGCATTTGCTGACATGTTGCCCGAAAGTGTTGCATGGAGACAGAAAGAACAGTTTAGCGATGGCGTAGGATATAACTGGATTGATTCACTAAAAGCTTTAACTTCAGAACGAGTTAGCGATGAAGATATGGCTCACGCAGCTGAACGCTTCCCTATTAATCCTCCAATGAATAAAGAAGAATATTACTATCGCAGTATATTCGAAGAACATTTCCCAAGTGAAAGCGCTGCAAGATGTGTTCCTTCAGTTCCATCAGTAGCATGTAGCACACCTGAAGCACTAGCCTGGGATGAATCATTTAAGAATATGAACGACCCTAGCGGACGTGCTGTTAAAGGAGTACACGACGAGAGCTATTAA
- a CDS encoding glutamate synthase subunit beta encodes MGNPKAFLTIHRQEAGYRPLSERITDFGEVEQTLNSHDRKLQASRCMDCGVPFCHWACPIGNLQPEWQDLLYKGKWKEAYEVLESTCDFPEFTGRVCPALCEKSCVLKLSADEPITIRENEASIVEIAFREGYITRHYPIRNGKKVAVIGAGPAGLVVANQLNRKGYEVTVYEKHEEVGGLLRYGIPNFKLNKNIIDRRINLLKKEGITFVTSTEIGKDISADEIVKSNDAVCVCIGAEVPRNLSIEGRELKGVHFALELLSQQNQILEGKTFGKDELINAKGKKVLIIGGGDTGSDCIGTSVRQGAISVTQIEILPKPPVHDNPATPWPMYPQVLKTTSSHEEGCERRWNINSCRFIGENGQLKAVEIEEVSWEKGENGRMSMIPSGKKEVVEADLAFLAMGFVHPTQEGLIEQLGLAVDNRKNIAIDSCATSSVAKVFAAGDAATGASLVVRAMAGGRKAAAEIDAFLSNK; translated from the coding sequence ATGGGAAATCCAAAAGCATTCTTAACAATACATAGACAAGAGGCAGGATATAGACCTCTTAGCGAAAGAATCACCGACTTCGGAGAAGTTGAACAGACTCTCAATAGTCATGATCGCAAATTACAGGCATCACGTTGCATGGACTGTGGTGTACCATTTTGTCACTGGGCATGTCCTATTGGAAATTTACAGCCTGAATGGCAAGATCTTCTTTATAAAGGTAAATGGAAAGAAGCTTATGAAGTACTGGAGTCAACTTGTGACTTTCCGGAATTCACAGGTCGGGTATGTCCAGCCTTATGTGAAAAAAGCTGTGTGTTGAAACTCTCAGCAGACGAGCCTATTACTATCCGCGAAAATGAAGCTTCAATTGTTGAAATTGCTTTCCGCGAAGGATACATCACTCGTCATTACCCAATAAGAAACGGGAAAAAAGTAGCTGTTATCGGAGCCGGACCTGCAGGATTGGTTGTTGCAAATCAACTAAATCGTAAGGGATATGAAGTTACTGTCTACGAGAAACACGAAGAAGTTGGTGGTTTACTTCGCTACGGTATTCCTAACTTCAAATTAAATAAAAATATTATTGACAGACGCATCAATCTGCTTAAAAAAGAAGGTATAACATTTGTTACTTCTACAGAAATTGGTAAAGACATTTCTGCTGATGAAATAGTAAAATCAAACGATGCTGTTTGCGTATGTATTGGCGCTGAAGTTCCACGTAATCTTTCTATCGAAGGACGCGAGCTTAAAGGTGTTCACTTTGCACTGGAATTGCTGAGCCAGCAAAACCAGATATTAGAAGGAAAGACATTTGGTAAAGATGAATTAATCAATGCCAAAGGGAAAAAGGTCTTGATTATTGGTGGTGGAGATACTGGTTCTGACTGTATTGGTACATCTGTACGTCAGGGAGCTATCAGTGTTACACAAATCGAAATTTTACCAAAACCGCCGGTACATGATAATCCTGCTACTCCATGGCCAATGTATCCTCAGGTGTTGAAGACAACCAGCTCACACGAAGAAGGTTGCGAACGCCGCTGGAATATAAATTCTTGTCGTTTCATTGGAGAAAACGGTCAATTGAAAGCTGTTGAGATAGAAGAAGTATCTTGGGAAAAAGGAGAAAACGGACGTATGTCAATGATACCATCCGGAAAGAAGGAAGTTGTTGAAGCCGATCTTGCATTCCTTGCAATGGGGTTTGTACATCCTACCCAGGAAGGGCTTATTGAACAACTTGGATTAGCTGTAGATAACCGCAAAAATATTGCAATTGATTCTTGTGCAACTTCATCTGTAGCCAAAGTATTCGCTGCTGGAGATGCTGCTACAGGTGCAAGCCTGGTTGTAAGAGCAATGGCCGGAGGTCGTAAAGCTGCAGCAGAAATTGATGCTTTTTTAAGTAACAAATAA
- the gltB gene encoding glutamate synthase large subunit codes for MMKQELFNNQKTENPFQQCPDQLGLYDVANEHDACGVGMLVNIKGGKSHEIVESALKVLENMQHRGAEGADSKTGDGAGIMLQIPHEFILLQGIPVPEKGKYGTGLLFLPKDTKDQDSILKIIIEEVEKEGLTLMHLRNVPTNHDILGKDALATEPDVKQIFVTGFADSVNAEQKLYIIRKRIENKVNSSSIESKKDFYIVSLSSKSIIYKGMLSSSQLRHYFPDLTNNYFTSGIALVHSRFSTNTFPTWSLAQPFRLLAHNGEINTIRGNRGWMEAREGVLSSPALGDLKDIRPIVQKGMSDSASLDNVLEFLVMSGLSLPHAMAMLVPESFNEKNPISEDLKAFYEYHSILMEPWDGPAALLFSDGRYAGGMLDRNGLRPARYLITKNDMMVVASEVGVMEFNPNEIKEKGRLQPGKILLVDTEKGEIYYDGELKKQLAEAKPYRTWLANNRIELNELKTGRKVSHKVDNYERMLHNFGYSKEDIEKLIIPMSTTGAEPLASMGNDTPLAVLSTKPQLLYNYFRQQFAQVTNPPIDPLREELVMSLTEYIGAVGMNILTPNEEHCKMVKLNYPILNNAQLDILCNIRYKGFNTVKLPILFEVSKGKAGLKEALAKLCKQAEQSVIDGVNYIVLSDKGVDATHAAIPALLAVSAVHHHLISVQKRVQTALIVESGEIREVMHAALLLGFGASAINPYMAFAILDELVAKQEIQLDYATAEKNYIKSICKGLFKIMSKMGISTIRSYRGAKIFEAVGLSQELSDAYFGGLNSTVGGIHLDEIAADVIKLHAEGFATNELDILKNKGIYSFRKDGEQHAWNPETISTLQLATRLGSYKKFKEFSHMIDEKEAPIFLRDFLGFKKNPISIDKVEPASEIMKRFVTGAMSFGSISREAHETMALAMNKIGGKSNTGEGGEDAARFKTLENGLSMRSAIKQVASGRFGVTAEYLVNADELQIKIAQGAKPGEGGQLPGYKVDEVIAKTRHSIKGISLISPPPHHDIYSIEDLAQLIFDLKNINPKARISVKLVAESGVGTIAAGVAKAKADHIVISGAEGGTGASPSSSIRYAGISPELGLSETQQTLVINGLRGQVVLQVDGQLKTGRDIVLMAMLGAEEYGFATSALIVLGCVMMRKCHMNTCPVGVATQDPELRKRFHGRHEYLVNFFTFLAEEVREHLAEMGFTKLDDIVGRTDLIERKHITTNEKYELLDLSKLTYMPANANEAAIRRVGKQNHQIDEVKDNIIIAQATEAIEHEKEVSLEYSIENTDRSVGAMLSGVIAKKHGAAGLPEHTLNIKFKGSAGQSFGAFLTNGVDFKLEGEANDYLGKGLSGGRISVLPPLRSTFVAEDNTIAGNTLLYGATSGEVYINGRVGERFAVRNSGATAVVEGVGDHCCEYMTGGRVVVLGSTGRNFAAGMSGGVAYVWNKDGNFDYFCNMEMVELSLIEESSYRKELHELIRNHYFYTGSKLAKTMLDSWDKYADQFIQVVPIEYKKVLQEEQMEKLQQKIANVQRDY; via the coding sequence ATGATGAAACAAGAACTTTTTAACAACCAAAAGACAGAAAATCCTTTCCAGCAATGCCCAGATCAGCTAGGTTTATATGATGTAGCAAATGAGCATGACGCATGTGGAGTTGGAATGTTAGTCAACATTAAAGGAGGGAAATCTCACGAAATCGTAGAATCCGCTCTGAAAGTATTAGAAAACATGCAGCACCGCGGCGCAGAAGGCGCAGACAGTAAAACAGGTGATGGAGCTGGAATTATGCTGCAAATTCCTCACGAGTTCATATTGCTACAAGGTATACCTGTACCTGAAAAAGGGAAATACGGAACAGGACTTTTATTTCTTCCAAAAGATACTAAGGATCAGGATTCTATTTTAAAGATTATTATAGAAGAAGTTGAGAAAGAAGGACTTACATTGATGCATCTTCGCAATGTTCCTACCAATCATGACATTTTAGGCAAAGATGCTCTCGCTACTGAACCTGATGTAAAACAAATTTTTGTTACCGGATTCGCAGACTCTGTAAATGCAGAACAGAAACTGTATATAATAAGGAAGAGAATAGAAAACAAAGTAAACTCTTCTTCTATAGAATCTAAAAAAGATTTCTATATTGTTTCTTTATCAAGTAAAAGCATTATCTACAAGGGAATGTTGTCATCATCACAATTGAGACACTATTTCCCGGACTTAACAAATAACTATTTCACGAGTGGTATAGCATTAGTACACTCTCGCTTTAGTACAAACACCTTCCCTACCTGGTCATTAGCTCAACCATTCCGCTTATTAGCACACAATGGTGAGATTAACACTATTCGTGGTAACCGTGGATGGATGGAAGCAAGAGAAGGCGTACTTAGTTCTCCTGCTCTCGGTGATTTGAAAGACATTCGTCCTATTGTCCAGAAAGGTATGAGTGATAGTGCATCTTTGGATAATGTACTCGAGTTTTTAGTAATGTCAGGACTAAGCTTGCCTCACGCAATGGCTATGTTAGTACCTGAAAGCTTCAATGAAAAGAACCCTATTTCAGAAGATCTGAAAGCGTTCTATGAATACCATTCTATTTTAATGGAGCCATGGGATGGTCCTGCAGCTTTATTGTTCTCTGATGGAAGATATGCCGGAGGTATGCTAGACAGAAACGGTCTGCGACCAGCTCGTTATCTGATCACAAAGAACGACATGATGGTAGTTGCTTCCGAAGTTGGTGTAATGGAATTCAATCCAAATGAAATAAAGGAAAAAGGACGTTTACAACCAGGAAAGATTTTATTGGTCGATACAGAAAAAGGTGAAATATATTACGATGGTGAGTTAAAAAAACAACTTGCAGAAGCAAAGCCTTATCGTACATGGCTTGCAAACAATCGTATTGAGCTGAATGAATTAAAGACCGGACGAAAGGTTTCTCATAAGGTTGATAATTATGAGCGCATGCTCCACAATTTTGGTTATTCAAAGGAAGATATAGAAAAGTTGATCATTCCTATGAGTACTACTGGAGCTGAGCCATTAGCATCTATGGGTAATGACACTCCATTAGCTGTTCTTTCTACAAAACCTCAGCTTTTGTATAACTACTTCCGTCAGCAATTTGCTCAGGTTACCAATCCTCCGATTGACCCTTTGCGTGAGGAGTTAGTTATGTCGCTGACAGAGTATATCGGTGCAGTAGGTATGAATATACTTACTCCAAATGAAGAGCACTGTAAAATGGTAAAACTGAACTATCCAATTTTGAACAATGCACAATTGGATATTCTGTGTAATATTAGATATAAAGGATTTAATACTGTAAAACTTCCAATCTTATTTGAAGTAAGCAAAGGAAAAGCCGGATTAAAAGAAGCATTAGCTAAACTTTGCAAACAAGCAGAACAGTCGGTAATTGATGGCGTAAACTATATTGTTCTTTCTGACAAGGGTGTAGATGCCACTCATGCAGCTATCCCAGCTCTACTTGCAGTTAGCGCAGTTCACCATCACCTGATTTCTGTTCAGAAACGTGTACAGACTGCATTAATTGTGGAAAGCGGTGAAATACGTGAGGTAATGCATGCTGCATTATTATTAGGTTTTGGAGCAAGTGCCATCAATCCATACATGGCATTCGCCATTTTGGATGAGTTGGTTGCAAAACAAGAGATTCAGCTTGATTATGCAACTGCGGAAAAAAACTATATTAAATCTATCTGCAAGGGACTTTTCAAAATTATGTCCAAGATGGGGATCAGTACCATTCGTAGTTACCGCGGTGCTAAAATATTCGAAGCTGTTGGCTTAAGTCAGGAATTGAGCGATGCATACTTTGGAGGACTTAATTCAACGGTAGGAGGAATACATCTGGATGAAATTGCAGCCGATGTTATTAAGCTACATGCTGAAGGTTTTGCAACTAACGAATTAGATATACTTAAAAATAAAGGAATATACAGCTTCCGTAAAGATGGTGAACAGCATGCTTGGAATCCAGAGACAATTTCCACACTTCAGCTTGCTACCCGACTAGGCAGTTACAAGAAGTTCAAAGAATTCTCTCATATGATAGATGAGAAAGAGGCTCCAATATTCTTACGCGATTTCTTAGGTTTCAAAAAGAATCCTATTTCTATCGATAAGGTTGAGCCTGCTTCAGAAATCATGAAACGTTTCGTAACCGGAGCAATGTCATTTGGTTCTATTAGCCGTGAAGCACATGAAACAATGGCACTTGCCATGAATAAAATTGGCGGAAAGAGCAATACAGGTGAAGGTGGAGAAGACGCAGCCCGTTTCAAAACTTTAGAAAACGGATTATCTATGCGTTCAGCCATCAAGCAGGTTGCTTCCGGACGTTTTGGTGTAACAGCTGAATATCTGGTAAATGCAGATGAGCTACAAATTAAGATTGCTCAGGGAGCAAAACCAGGAGAAGGTGGCCAGTTGCCAGGATACAAAGTAGATGAGGTTATTGCCAAAACACGTCACTCAATAAAAGGTATATCGCTGATCTCTCCCCCACCTCATCACGATATTTATTCTATTGAAGATTTAGCTCAACTTATTTTCGACTTGAAGAATATCAATCCTAAGGCACGTATCAGCGTTAAGCTTGTTGCCGAAAGTGGTGTAGGAACAATTGCAGCTGGTGTGGCAAAAGCTAAAGCTGATCATATTGTTATTTCGGGTGCAGAAGGCGGTACTGGGGCTAGTCCATCAAGTTCTATCAGATATGCAGGTATTTCTCCGGAACTTGGCTTATCTGAAACTCAACAGACTTTAGTAATAAACGGGCTACGCGGGCAGGTTGTTCTACAGGTAGACGGTCAGCTTAAGACTGGACGGGATATAGTTCTCATGGCTATGTTAGGAGCTGAAGAATATGGCTTTGCCACTTCTGCCTTAATAGTATTAGGTTGTGTGATGATGCGTAAATGCCACATGAATACTTGTCCGGTAGGTGTTGCGACTCAGGATCCTGAGCTTCGCAAAAGATTCCACGGTCGCCACGAGTATTTAGTAAACTTCTTTACATTCCTTGCAGAAGAGGTTCGTGAGCATCTGGCTGAGATGGGATTCACTAAGTTAGACGATATTGTAGGACGTACAGACTTAATTGAACGTAAACATATCACAACGAATGAAAAGTATGAATTACTAGATCTTTCTAAGCTTACTTATATGCCTGCAAATGCTAATGAAGCAGCAATTCGTCGTGTAGGCAAGCAAAATCATCAGATTGATGAAGTGAAAGATAATATAATTATAGCTCAGGCAACAGAAGCTATTGAACATGAAAAAGAAGTTTCTTTGGAATATTCAATAGAAAATACAGACCGAAGTGTTGGTGCAATGCTTAGTGGTGTGATTGCTAAAAAACATGGCGCAGCCGGACTTCCCGAACATACTTTAAATATCAAGTTTAAAGGATCTGCAGGACAAAGTTTTGGTGCATTCCTAACAAATGGCGTAGACTTTAAACTTGAAGGTGAAGCTAACGACTATTTAGGAAAAGGTCTTTCAGGTGGTCGCATCAGCGTACTTCCTCCACTGCGCTCTACATTTGTTGCAGAAGATAATACAATCGCAGGTAACACCCTTCTTTACGGAGCTACTAGCGGAGAAGTATATATCAACGGACGTGTAGGTGAACGCTTTGCCGTACGTAATTCCGGTGCCACAGCTGTTGTTGAAGGCGTAGGAGATCACTGTTGCGAATATATGACTGGCGGACGTGTAGTTGTTTTAGGAAGTACAGGACGTAACTTTGCTGCAGGTATGAGTGGAGGTGTTGCTTATGTATGGAATAAGGATGGTAATTTTGATTATTTCTGTAATATGGAAATGGTAGAATTGTCACTTATAGAGGAATCAAGCTACCGTAAAGAGCTGCACGAATTAATTCGTAATCATTACTTCTACACAGGCAGTAAACTTGCAAAAACAATGTTAGACTCATGGGATAAGTATGCTGATCAGTTTATTCAGGTTGTTCCTATCGAATACAAAAAGGTACTTCAGGAAGAACAAATGGAAAAACTTCAGCAGAAGATTGCTAACGTGCAGAGAGATTATTAA